A genomic region of Chitinimonas arctica contains the following coding sequences:
- the accC gene encoding acetyl-CoA carboxylase biotin carboxylase subunit: MFEKILIANRGEIALRIQRACREMGIKTVVVHSEVDREAKYVKLADESVCIGPAPSPLSYLNIPAIIAAAEVTDAQAIHPGYGFLSENADFAERVEQSGFVFIGPRPESIRLMGDKVSAKDAMKASGVPCVPGSDGALPDDPEEMLKIGRKVGYPVIIKAAGGGGGRGMRVVRSEDELIKSVDMTRNEAGAAFGNPTVYMEKFLENPRHIEIQILADEYGHAIYLGERDCSMQRRHQKVIEEAPAPGITDKQRKRVGEACAEACRRINYRGAGTFEFLFENGEFYFIEMNTRVQVEHPVTEQITGIDIVQEQIRIAAGEQLRFAQKDIVLKGHAMECRINAEDPFKFIPSPGKITTYHPPGGPGIRVDSHIYQGYTVPPNYDSMVGKVIAFGDSREQAMARMRIALSEMAVEGIKTNIPLHQVLFNDKGFIKGATSIHYLEHLLAESKDQ; the protein is encoded by the coding sequence ATGTTTGAAAAAATTCTGATCGCCAATCGCGGCGAAATCGCGTTGCGCATTCAACGCGCCTGCCGCGAAATGGGCATCAAGACTGTCGTGGTCCACTCTGAAGTCGACCGCGAGGCCAAGTATGTGAAACTGGCCGATGAGTCGGTCTGCATCGGACCGGCGCCCAGCCCGCTGTCCTACCTGAATATTCCGGCGATCATCGCCGCCGCCGAGGTCACCGACGCCCAGGCCATCCACCCCGGTTATGGCTTCCTCAGCGAGAACGCCGATTTCGCCGAACGGGTCGAGCAGAGCGGCTTTGTCTTTATCGGCCCCCGGCCCGAATCGATCCGGCTGATGGGCGACAAGGTCAGCGCCAAGGATGCCATGAAGGCGTCCGGCGTCCCCTGCGTGCCGGGCTCGGACGGCGCGCTGCCGGATGATCCGGAAGAGATGCTGAAGATCGGCCGCAAGGTCGGCTATCCGGTCATCATCAAGGCCGCCGGCGGTGGCGGTGGTCGCGGCATGCGGGTGGTGCGCAGCGAAGATGAGCTGATCAAGTCCGTAGACATGACCCGCAACGAAGCGGGGGCGGCTTTCGGCAACCCGACCGTGTATATGGAGAAGTTCCTGGAGAACCCGCGCCATATCGAAATCCAGATCCTGGCCGACGAGTATGGCCATGCGATCTACCTGGGCGAACGCGATTGCTCCATGCAACGCCGCCACCAGAAGGTGATCGAGGAAGCGCCCGCCCCGGGTATAACCGATAAACAGCGCAAACGCGTAGGCGAAGCCTGCGCCGAAGCCTGCCGCCGCATCAATTACCGCGGCGCCGGCACCTTCGAATTCCTGTTCGAGAATGGCGAGTTCTACTTTATCGAAATGAACACCCGGGTCCAGGTGGAGCATCCCGTCACCGAGCAGATCACCGGCATCGATATCGTGCAGGAGCAGATCCGCATCGCCGCCGGCGAGCAATTGCGCTTCGCCCAGAAGGATATCGTGCTCAAGGGCCATGCCATGGAGTGCCGGATCAACGCCGAGGACCCCTTCAAGTTCATCCCCAGCCCCGGCAAGATCACCACCTACCATCCACCCGGCGGCCCCGGCATCCGGGTCGATTCGCATATCTACCAAGGCTACACCGTACCGCCCAATTACGATTCCATGGTCGGCAAGGTGATTGCTTTCGGCGATAGCCGCGAGCAGGCCATGGCGCGGATGCGTATCGCCCTCTCGGAAATGGCCGTGGAAGGCATCAAGACCAATATTCCACTGCACCAGGTCCTGTTCAACGACAAGGGTTTTATCAAGGGCGCCACGTCCATTCACTACCTGGAACACCTGCTGGCGGAGTCTAAAGACCAATAG
- a CDS encoding DUF3426 domain-containing protein, whose amino-acid sequence MYHITRCPNCRTSFRVTDAHLSAFDGKVRCGRCAFVFDAVNHLQGEGRQAAPTPAPAPTPAPTPVEPPAPVPAPAPIIAPVPAPPPTPARTLAQREDDAYGLDSVASQLGAAAAAEKGDSASSLASQSLQQLASELAASEPVAEVPAPRPAPEPRRNPEPVREPDPEPRMEPVLVAVGHHQAEHEDDFPHAPVSNGIEVIEIAPAEAGEEFSAEHFQAWANSTATLPAFNPATAAIHSEHSGYRPIRTAEDDALLRVPGGPSPWRWLWSIPALLALFALAAQLAFHHRTELAVQLPGIAPKLQRFCAMTGCTLALPARKNMLRNEWNELVSLPERPSLIQLNATLRNMAPYDQALPLLQLTLTDDSERVVARKVFTAREYLAPLADGSTSPLPTSLPASGDLRVFLQLDLGEMRSSGYSLEWFYPVEN is encoded by the coding sequence ATGTATCACATAACGCGCTGCCCCAACTGCCGCACCAGCTTCCGCGTGACCGACGCCCACCTGAGCGCCTTCGACGGCAAGGTGCGCTGCGGTCGCTGCGCGTTCGTGTTCGACGCGGTCAACCACCTGCAAGGCGAAGGGCGGCAAGCGGCGCCGACGCCGGCACCCGCTCCAACGCCGGCCCCGACGCCGGTCGAGCCGCCCGCACCGGTCCCGGCCCCCGCACCGATAATCGCACCGGTACCGGCACCGCCCCCCACGCCTGCCAGGACATTGGCGCAACGCGAGGACGACGCCTATGGCCTGGACAGCGTGGCCAGCCAACTGGGCGCGGCAGCGGCAGCGGAAAAAGGGGATAGCGCGAGCAGCCTGGCCAGCCAAAGCCTGCAGCAGCTTGCCAGCGAGCTGGCGGCCAGCGAACCCGTCGCCGAGGTACCGGCCCCGCGCCCCGCGCCCGAGCCAAGACGGAACCCCGAACCCGTACGGGAACCCGATCCGGAACCTCGCATGGAGCCCGTCCTGGTCGCGGTCGGACACCATCAGGCGGAACACGAGGATGATTTTCCGCATGCCCCGGTCAGCAATGGCATCGAGGTCATCGAGATCGCCCCCGCCGAGGCCGGCGAGGAATTCTCGGCCGAGCATTTCCAGGCCTGGGCCAATAGTACCGCCACCCTGCCCGCCTTCAACCCGGCTACCGCTGCGATCCACTCCGAACATAGCGGCTACCGCCCCATCCGCACCGCCGAGGATGACGCCCTGCTGCGCGTCCCCGGCGGTCCTTCGCCCTGGCGCTGGCTGTGGAGTATTCCCGCCCTGCTGGCCTTGTTTGCCCTGGCGGCGCAACTGGCCTTTCACCACCGCACCGAACTGGCCGTCCAGTTACCCGGCATCGCCCCCAAGCTGCAGCGCTTTTGCGCCATGACCGGTTGCACGCTTGCGCTGCCGGCCCGCAAGAATATGCTGCGCAACGAATGGAATGAGCTGGTATCGCTGCCGGAACGACCCAGCCTGATCCAACTCAATGCGACGCTGCGCAATATGGCGCCGTATGACCAGGCCCTGCCCTTGCTGCAACTGACCCTGACCGACGACAGCGAGCGGGTGGTGGCGCGCAAGGTCTTCACGGCCCGAGAATACCTGGCACCACTGGCCGACGGCAGCACCTCGCCCTTGCCGACCAGCCTGCCCGCCAGTGGCGATCTGCGCGTCTTCCTGCAACTCGATCTGGGTGAAATGCGTTCCAGCGGTTATTCGCTGGAGTGGTTCTACCCGGTGGAGAACTAG